In the genome of Neovison vison isolate M4711 chromosome 3, ASM_NN_V1, whole genome shotgun sequence, one region contains:
- the CDK5R2 gene encoding cyclin-dependent kinase 5 activator 2 — MGTVLSLSPASSAKGRRPGGLPEEKKKAPPAGDEALGGYGAPPAGKGGKGESRLKRPSVLISALTWKRLVAASAKKKKGSKKVTPKPASTGPDPLVQQRNRENLLRKGRDPPDGGGATKPLAVPVPTVPAAAATCEPPSGGSAAAPPPGSGGGKPPPPPPPAPQAAPPVPGGSPRRVIVQASTGELLRCLGDFVCRRCYRLKELSPGELVGWFRGVDRSLLLQGWQDQAFITPANLVFVYLLCRESLRGDELASAAELQAAFLTCLYLAYSYMGNEISYPLKPFLVEPDKERFWQRCLRLIQRLSPQMLRLNADPHFFTQVFQDLKNEGEAAAGAGGPPSGGAPAAPASSSAARDSCATGAKHWTMNLDR; from the coding sequence ATGGGCACGGTGCTGTCTCTTTCCCCCGCCTCTTCGGCCAAGGGCCGGAGGCCCGGCGGGCTGcccgaagagaagaagaaagcgCCGCCCGCGGGGGACGAGGCGCTGGGGGGCTACGGGGCGCCGCCAGCAGGCAAGGGCGGCAAAGGCGAAAGCCGACTCAAGCGGCCGTCAGTGCTCATCTCCGCGCTTACCTGGAAGCGCCTGGTGGCCGCGTCCGCCAAGAAGAAGAAAGGCAGCAAGAAGGTGACGCCCAAGCCGGCGTCCACTGGCCCCGACCCCCTGGTCCAGCAACGCAACCGCGAGAACCTTCTCCGCAAGGGCCGGGACCCCCCAGACGGCGGCGGCGCCACCAAGCCACTGGCGGTGCCGGTGCCCACCGTGCCGGCGGCCGCCGCCACCTGCGAGCCGCCGTCGGGGGGCAGCGCGGCCGCCCCGCCGCCGGGTTCGGGCGGGGGaaagccgccgccgccgccacccccagcccctcaaGCGGCACCGCCGGTGCCTGGCGGCTCGCCGCGGCGGGTCATCGTGCAGGCGTCCACCGGCGAGCTGCTGCGCTGCCTGGGCGATTTCGTGTGCCGACGCTGCTACCGCCTCAAGGAGCTGAGCCCGGGCGAGCTGGTGGGCTGGTTCCGCGGAGTGGACCGCTCGCTGCTGCTGCAGGGCTGGCAAGACCAGGCCTTCATTACGCCCGCCAACCTGGTGTTCGTGTACCTGCTGTGCCGCGAGTCGCTGCGCGGGGATGAGCTGGCGTCGGCCGCCGAGCTGCAGGCCGCCTTCCTCACCTGCCTCTACCTCGCCTACTCCTACATGGGCAACGAGATCTCATACCCGCTGAAGCCCTTCCTCGTGGAGCCTGACAAGGAGCGCTTCTGGCAACGCTGCCTGCGCCTCATCCAGCGGCTCAGCCCCCAGATGCTGCGGCTCAACGCCGACCCCCACTTCTTCACGCAGGTCTTTCAAGACCTCAAGAACGAGGGCGAGGCCGCCGCGGGCGCCGGGGGTCCACCCAGCGGGGGGGCGCCCGCGGCCCCCGCCTCCTCCTCGGCCGCCAGGGACAGCTGCGCGACCGGAGCCAAGCACTGGACTATGAACCTGGACCGCTAG